From one Plantibacter flavus genomic stretch:
- the ftsE gene encoding cell division ATP-binding protein FtsE yields the protein MIRFDHISKKYPGTSRPALNDVDFEILRGEFIFLVGASGSGKSSCLRLMLKEDKPSKGKIHVLGHDLGSISNRKVPYFRRSLGVVFQDFRLLPSKTVYQNVAFTLQVIGKSRGFVQEAVPDVLKMVGLDGKAQRLPHELSGGEQQRVAIARAIVNKPQILLADEPTGNLDPATSAGIMQLLERINAGGTTVVMATHEAGFVDQMQRRVIELQDGQIVRDERHGGYGTTAAIPGLVRGSSKAAAPAAQSAPATASTPVAPVVETSSVPVTTTTSSVAASSEPTTSAVAAAAVAATAATPIAPAAPTAPAAVSRETTPQADTDEVVTRVSGSTPIQEPAVAPVAEPESPATRSEESTPEAPEAEPTTPDAEPAVPPAAAVPEVAPPQRLSNATGPIGLPARNEIDPIEVEHLSLAERLGLRAAARGTEDGEQNVGPTK from the coding sequence ATGATTCGGTTTGATCACATCTCCAAGAAGTATCCGGGAACCTCGCGTCCCGCGCTCAACGACGTCGATTTCGAGATCCTCCGGGGAGAGTTCATCTTCCTCGTCGGCGCCTCGGGGTCGGGGAAGTCGAGCTGCCTCCGCCTGATGCTCAAGGAGGACAAGCCGAGCAAGGGCAAGATCCATGTGCTCGGCCACGACCTCGGTTCCATCTCGAACCGCAAGGTGCCGTACTTCCGGCGCAGCCTCGGGGTCGTGTTCCAGGACTTCCGGCTGCTGCCGAGCAAGACGGTCTACCAGAACGTCGCCTTCACCCTTCAGGTGATCGGCAAGTCGCGCGGCTTCGTCCAGGAGGCCGTCCCCGACGTCCTCAAGATGGTCGGTCTCGACGGAAAGGCACAGCGCCTGCCGCACGAGCTGTCCGGTGGTGAGCAGCAGCGCGTCGCCATCGCCCGCGCCATTGTCAACAAGCCGCAGATCCTGCTCGCCGACGAACCGACCGGTAACCTCGACCCCGCCACCAGCGCCGGCATCATGCAGTTGCTGGAGCGCATCAACGCGGGTGGGACGACGGTCGTCATGGCCACGCACGAGGCCGGCTTCGTCGACCAGATGCAGCGCCGGGTGATCGAGCTGCAGGACGGTCAGATCGTCCGTGACGAACGCCACGGTGGATACGGCACCACCGCGGCCATCCCGGGTCTCGTCAGAGGATCCTCCAAGGCTGCCGCTCCGGCGGCACAGTCAGCTCCCGCAACGGCCTCGACTCCGGTCGCACCCGTCGTCGAGACCTCCTCGGTTCCGGTGACGACCACGACCTCGTCCGTCGCTGCCAGCTCCGAGCCCACGACGAGTGCCGTGGCCGCAGCCGCGGTCGCAGCCACCGCGGCCACGCCGATCGCTCCAGCCGCACCGACCGCGCCCGCCGCGGTCTCGCGCGAGACCACACCGCAGGCCGACACCGACGAGGTCGTCACCCGGGTGTCCGGCTCGACGCCGATCCAGGAACCGGCCGTAGCACCCGTCGCCGAGCCTGAGTCGCCGGCGACGCGATCCGAGGAATCGACACCGGAAGCGCCCGAGGCCGAGCCGACGACGCCGGATGCGGAGCCCGCCGTACCACCGGCGGCTGCGGTCCCGGAGGTCGCGCCTCCGCAACGCCTGAGCAACGCCACGGGCCCCATCGGGCTCCCGGCACGCAACGAGATCGACCCGATCGAGGTCGAACACCTGTCGCTCGCAGAGCGACTCGGCCTGCGTGCCGCGGCGCGCGGCACTGAAGACGGAGAGCAGAACGTGGGGCCGACCAAGTGA
- a CDS encoding MFS transporter — protein MTSDERPFQLRSVAVSVFLPTLLFSIGEGAIIPIIPAVAGNLGATLAVAGVISSLIMLGELVGDVPSGWIVSRIGERFAMMWAALLAVVGVATAAISPNPLVLAVGIFCIGLATAVFGLARHAFMTTYVPMRYRARALSSLGGVFRAGTFIGPFLAAGVIHLTGTSQAAFWVMVICCAGSAITLLVLPDPAEMFGRPPSTRTADGEERTEGEELASEESSGLIASIRAHGAVLTRMGTTAALVGALRSCRAVLLPLWAVSIGVSETDTALIIGVVGAVEFALFYASGQVMDRWGRIWTAVPSMIGLGSGFIVLAFTHDLDGARVWFIAVALVLALSNGLGSGILMTLGSDLAPPDRPAPFLGAYRFLGDAGTAAAPLAMSGITAAASISLAAGTIGGVGLIGAFLLFRFIPRYIDRGTRPFP, from the coding sequence ATGACTTCCGACGAACGCCCGTTCCAGCTGCGCTCCGTCGCCGTCTCGGTCTTCCTCCCCACGCTCCTGTTCTCGATCGGTGAAGGCGCCATCATCCCGATCATCCCGGCCGTCGCCGGGAACCTGGGGGCGACGCTCGCCGTCGCCGGCGTCATCTCCTCGCTCATCATGCTCGGCGAACTCGTCGGCGACGTCCCCTCCGGCTGGATCGTCAGTCGGATCGGCGAACGCTTCGCGATGATGTGGGCGGCGCTGCTCGCGGTCGTCGGTGTCGCGACGGCGGCCATCTCCCCCAATCCGCTCGTCCTCGCCGTGGGCATCTTCTGCATCGGGCTCGCGACCGCCGTGTTCGGTCTGGCACGGCACGCGTTCATGACGACGTACGTGCCGATGCGGTACCGGGCGAGGGCGCTCTCCTCCCTCGGCGGTGTCTTCCGCGCCGGCACGTTCATCGGCCCGTTCCTGGCCGCGGGCGTCATCCACCTCACCGGGACGTCTCAGGCGGCGTTCTGGGTGATGGTGATCTGCTGCGCCGGCTCCGCGATCACCCTGCTCGTCCTCCCCGACCCTGCGGAGATGTTCGGGCGACCGCCGTCGACACGCACCGCCGACGGCGAGGAGCGGACCGAGGGTGAGGAGCTCGCGTCCGAGGAGTCGAGCGGTCTCATCGCGTCGATCCGAGCCCATGGTGCCGTACTCACCAGGATGGGGACGACCGCTGCCCTTGTCGGCGCCCTGCGGTCGTGCCGCGCGGTCCTGCTCCCCCTGTGGGCCGTGAGCATCGGCGTCTCGGAGACGGACACGGCGCTCATCATCGGCGTCGTCGGCGCGGTGGAGTTCGCCCTCTTCTATGCCAGCGGTCAGGTCATGGACCGCTGGGGGCGGATCTGGACCGCCGTCCCCTCGATGATCGGGCTGGGCTCCGGGTTCATCGTCCTGGCATTCACCCACGACCTCGACGGGGCACGGGTCTGGTTCATCGCCGTCGCCCTCGTGCTGGCGCTGTCCAACGGGCTCGGCAGCGGCATCCTCATGACCCTCGGCTCGGACCTCGCGCCACCGGACCGTCCCGCGCCGTTCCTCGGCGCCTATCGCTTCCTGGGCGACGCGGGCACCGCCGCGGCTCCCCTGGCGATGTCCGGGATCACTGCGGCTGCGTCGATCTCCCTCGCCGCCGGCACCATCGGCGGTGTCGGGCTCATCGGCGCGTTCCTCCTCTTCCGGTTCATCCCCCGCTACATCGATCGCGGCACGCGCCCGTTCCCCTGA
- the prfB gene encoding peptide chain release factor 2: MFDLDLSTQISTLRSTFDDIRTVVDVDRLEAEIATLSEQAGAQDLWDDTTNAQKVTSALSHRQSELARITSIANRLDDLEVLIELATDAQDEESAEEARQELISLQKVLGELEVQTLLSGEYDPRPAVVTIRAGAGGVDAADFADMLFRMYLRWAEQHKYPVTVMDTSYAEEAGIKSATFEVDAPYAFGTLSVEAGTHRLVRMSPFGAAGKRQTSFAAVEVIPLMEETEIVEIPESDIRVDVFRSSGPGGQSVNTTDSAVRITHLPTGTVVSMQNEKSQIQNRAAAMRVLQSRLLLIQKEQEAATKKELAGTITASWGDQMRSYVLAPYQMVKDLRTEHEQGNPAAVFDGDLDGFIAAGIRWRSMSKAE, translated from the coding sequence ATGTTTGACTTGGACCTCTCCACACAGATCAGTACCCTCCGCTCGACCTTCGACGACATCCGCACCGTCGTCGACGTCGACCGTCTCGAAGCCGAGATCGCGACGCTGAGCGAGCAGGCGGGTGCCCAGGATCTCTGGGACGACACGACGAACGCGCAGAAGGTGACGAGTGCCCTCAGCCACCGTCAGTCCGAACTCGCCCGCATCACCAGCATCGCGAACCGGCTCGACGACCTCGAGGTACTCATCGAACTCGCGACCGACGCCCAGGACGAGGAGTCGGCCGAAGAGGCCCGCCAGGAGCTCATCAGCCTGCAGAAGGTGCTCGGCGAACTCGAGGTGCAGACGCTGCTGAGCGGCGAGTACGACCCGCGCCCCGCCGTCGTCACCATCCGCGCCGGCGCCGGCGGTGTGGACGCCGCCGACTTCGCCGACATGCTGTTCCGCATGTACCTGCGGTGGGCCGAGCAGCACAAGTACCCGGTCACCGTCATGGACACGAGCTACGCGGAGGAGGCCGGCATCAAGTCGGCGACCTTCGAGGTCGACGCGCCGTACGCCTTCGGCACCTTGAGCGTCGAGGCGGGCACGCACCGCCTGGTGCGCATGAGCCCCTTCGGTGCCGCCGGCAAGCGGCAGACGAGCTTCGCCGCCGTCGAGGTCATCCCGCTCATGGAGGAGACGGAGATCGTCGAGATCCCCGAGTCGGACATCCGTGTCGACGTCTTCCGGTCCAGCGGCCCTGGCGGCCAGTCGGTCAACACCACCGACTCCGCCGTGCGCATCACCCACCTGCCGACCGGCACGGTCGTCTCGATGCAGAACGAGAAGAGCCAGATCCAGAACCGCGCTGCAGCCATGCGCGTGCTCCAGTCGCGACTCCTCCTCATCCAGAAGGAGCAGGAGGCCGCGACGAAGAAGGAGCTGGCCGGCACCATCACGGCGAGCTGGGGCGACCAGATGCGCTCCTACGTGCTCGCGCCGTACCAGATGGTCAAGGACCTGCGGACGGAGCACGAGCAGGGGAACCCCGCAGCGGTGTTCGACGGCGATCTCGACGGGTTCATCGCCGCGGGCATCCGCTGGCGGTCGATGTCGAAGGCGGAGTAG